In Deferribacteraceae bacterium V6Fe1, one genomic interval encodes:
- a CDS encoding phosphatidylglycerophosphatase A, producing MHNFFILLATGFYSGYSKYAPGTVGTLVALPILGLSMWFSLLGKFFIFLLLFVLGIVASEYYESYKEKKDPKEVVIDEIAAYYFILIFIDLTFVNIILTFLLFRFFDITKIYPANVAESVGGGTGIMLDDMVAALYSILVFFILRGILW from the coding sequence ATGCATAATTTTTTCATATTATTGGCAACCGGCTTTTATAGCGGATATTCTAAATATGCCCCAGGTACTGTCGGGACATTGGTTGCGCTTCCTATTTTAGGATTGAGTATGTGGTTTTCTTTGTTGGGGAAATTTTTTATTTTTCTTCTTTTATTTGTTTTAGGGATTGTTGCATCGGAGTATTATGAAAGTTATAAAGAGAAGAAGGACCCAAAAGAGGTGGTTATAGATGAAATTGCTGCGTATTATTTTATCTTAATTTTTATAGACTTAACTTTCGTTAATATCATTCTTACGTTTTTGTTGTTTAGGTTTTTTGACATCACAAAGATTTATCCCGCAAATGTGGCTGAAAGTGTAGGGGGCGGTACGGGAATAATGCTTGATGACATGGTTGCTGCTCTTTACTCTATTTTGGTGTTTTTTATCCTTAGGGGGATTTTGTGGTAA
- the rplI gene encoding 50S ribosomal protein L9: MKVIFLKDVKNVAKANEIKEVKEGYARNFLFKNNLAVEATKENIDKLNKKLEKIAATEEQRIQNAKDLAEKLKKLEVKIKKKAGEKGRLFGAITSAEIADEVNNLGIELDKKLIDLKTPIKEVGVFNVDVNIYKGIKGQLKVVVDAE; the protein is encoded by the coding sequence ATGAAGGTGATTTTTCTTAAAGATGTCAAGAATGTGGCTAAAGCCAATGAGATAAAAGAAGTTAAGGAAGGTTATGCGAGAAACTTTCTCTTTAAGAATAATCTCGCGGTTGAAGCTACCAAAGAAAATATAGATAAGCTCAATAAGAAGCTTGAAAAAATCGCTGCGACCGAGGAGCAAAGGATTCAAAATGCAAAAGATTTGGCTGAAAAACTCAAAAAGTTGGAAGTAAAAATAAAGAAAAAAGCCGGGGAAAAGGGGAGACTATTCGGTGCAATCACTTCTGCGGAGATTGCCGACGAGGTTAATAACCTTGGTATAGAGCTTGATAAAAAATTAATTGACCTTAAAACTCCAATAAAGGAAGTTGGTGTATTTAATGTGGATGTCAATATTTATAAAGGGATTAAAGGACAGTTGAAGGTAGTTGTGGATGCAGAGTAA
- a CDS encoding UDP-3-O-acyl-N-acetylglucosamine deacetylase, whose amino-acid sequence MKQTTIKSDILFDGIGLHTGSNIKVRILPEFPDAGIRFKRVDIKNSETVTVSPYSVVSTQLATGIKCGDFPISTIEHLMSAFYGLGIDNALVEVDGPEIPILDGSSAPIVDMILKAGIKTLSKNKKFLKVNKRIKIDLQDKWIEIIPSRFFKVTFDINFDNGFLSEQKKYINVTPESYVAEVSKARTFGFKNEVESLWKMGLAKGGSLENAVVIGEEGVLNPEGLRYSDEFVRHKILDLIGDISLIGYPILGHIRAYRSGHQLNNQFARTLLEAKGCYSFVELETNSDTEKELVLEPQGAVWS is encoded by the coding sequence ATGAAACAAACAACCATAAAAAGTGATATTTTATTCGATGGGATAGGGCTTCACACCGGAAGTAACATAAAGGTAAGGATTTTGCCTGAATTTCCCGATGCAGGGATAAGATTTAAAAGAGTTGATATAAAAAATAGTGAAACTGTTACTGTTTCTCCGTATAGTGTGGTTTCCACGCAACTTGCTACCGGTATTAAATGTGGTGATTTCCCTATAAGTACTATAGAGCACCTGATGTCTGCATTTTACGGGTTGGGTATTGATAATGCACTTGTTGAGGTAGATGGCCCAGAGATACCTATTCTTGACGGAAGCTCGGCACCTATCGTTGATATGATTTTAAAAGCGGGGATTAAAACCCTTTCTAAGAATAAAAAGTTTTTAAAAGTAAATAAGAGGATTAAGATTGACTTACAAGATAAGTGGATTGAGATAATCCCTTCCAGGTTTTTTAAGGTTACTTTTGATATAAATTTTGATAACGGATTTTTGTCAGAGCAAAAAAAGTATATAAATGTTACTCCCGAGAGCTATGTGGCTGAGGTTTCAAAGGCGAGAACTTTTGGATTTAAAAATGAAGTAGAGAGCTTGTGGAAAATGGGTCTTGCAAAAGGCGGTTCTCTTGAAAATGCTGTGGTTATAGGGGAAGAAGGGGTTTTAAATCCTGAAGGGTTGCGTTACAGTGATGAGTTTGTAAGGCATAAAATTTTAGATTTGATTGGTGATATCTCGCTTATAGGTTATCCAATTTTGGGACATATAAGGGCTTATCGCTCAGGTCATCAGCTGAACAATCAGTTTGCAAGAACTCTCCTTGAAGCAAAAGGTTGCTATTCATTTGTTGAACTTGAAACAAATTCCGATACAGAAAAAGAGTTGGTGTTAGAACCACAGGGTGCTGTCTGGTCATAA
- the recA gene encoding recombinase RecA, translating to MDANKQKALELAMSKIEKDFGKGAVMRLGDKAIEKPPVIPTGALSLDIALGVGGIPRGRITEIYGSESSGKTTVALHVIAEAQKKGGVAAFVDAEHALDPIYANAIGVDTDNLLVSQPDSGEAALEITETLVRSGAIDVIVVDSVAALTPRAEIDGEMGDAHMGLQARLMSQALRKLTAIVNKSKTALIFINQTRQKIGVMFGNPETTTGGNALKFYASLRIEIRRSTALKEKEETVGNHVVAKVVKNKVAPPFRQAEFDIMFGTGISKEGILIDMAVDSDIINKSGAWFSYKDQKLGQGKENVRNFLKDNPEIAQEIENTIKAKYGLLQQEEE from the coding sequence ATGGATGCGAACAAACAGAAAGCTCTTGAACTTGCCATGAGCAAAATTGAAAAAGATTTCGGAAAAGGTGCCGTTATGCGCCTTGGTGATAAAGCAATCGAAAAGCCCCCGGTTATCCCTACGGGAGCTCTTTCTCTGGATATTGCACTTGGTGTAGGCGGTATTCCAAGAGGCAGAATAACTGAAATTTACGGTAGTGAAAGTAGCGGTAAGACTACTGTTGCACTTCATGTTATTGCTGAGGCACAAAAGAAAGGCGGAGTGGCAGCATTTGTCGATGCGGAGCATGCGCTTGATCCTATTTATGCAAATGCCATCGGCGTTGATACGGATAATTTGTTGGTAAGCCAGCCTGACAGTGGTGAAGCTGCCCTTGAAATTACCGAAACCTTGGTAAGAAGCGGTGCAATTGATGTTATTGTGGTTGATTCTGTTGCAGCTTTAACTCCTCGTGCTGAAATTGACGGGGAGATGGGGGACGCCCATATGGGTCTGCAGGCAAGACTTATGAGCCAAGCCCTGAGAAAGCTTACTGCAATAGTTAACAAATCAAAAACTGCCCTTATTTTTATAAACCAGACAAGGCAAAAGATAGGTGTGATGTTTGGCAACCCTGAAACTACTACCGGTGGTAATGCGCTGAAGTTTTACGCTTCTTTAAGGATTGAAATTAGAAGGTCAACTGCATTGAAGGAGAAGGAAGAAACGGTAGGTAATCATGTGGTTGCAAAAGTAGTGAAAAACAAAGTTGCGCCTCCATTCAGACAAGCAGAGTTTGATATTATGTTTGGTACAGGGATTTCCAAAGAGGGGATATTGATAGATATGGCTGTTGATTCGGATATTATTAATAAATCTGGAGCGTGGTTTAGTTATAAAGATCAAAAATTAGGCCAAGGTAAAGAAAATGTCAGAAATTTCCTCAAGGATAACCCTGAAATAGCACAGGAAATAGAAAATACCATTAAGGCAAAATATGGACTTTTACAGCAGGAAGAGGAGTAG
- the hisH gene encoding imidazole glycerol phosphate synthase subunit HisH, producing the protein MIVIIDYGMGNLQSVNNALLSLGFDSKISSNPDDLKVAEKVVLPGVGAFKDCYDGLERGGFIEPIYDFINTGKPFLGICVGMQLLFEKSYEFGEHKGLGLLKGEVVRFPDLIVVRFPDLIVDKGMKIPHMGWNNIRKIKSGTFFDFVPDGTFVYFVHSFYAPVVESTVLSCEYGVEFSAAVEKDNVLGVQFHPEKSQAAGLNILRRFGEM; encoded by the coding sequence ATGATTGTTATTATAGATTACGGAATGGGAAATCTTCAGAGTGTCAATAACGCACTTTTAAGTTTGGGTTTTGATTCCAAAATATCCTCAAATCCTGACGACTTAAAGGTGGCAGAAAAAGTTGTTTTGCCAGGGGTAGGTGCGTTTAAAGATTGTTATGACGGGCTTGAAAGAGGTGGCTTCATTGAGCCTATCTATGATTTTATCAATACTGGAAAGCCGTTTTTGGGTATATGCGTTGGTATGCAGCTGCTTTTTGAAAAAAGTTATGAGTTTGGTGAGCATAAAGGGCTTGGGCTTTTAAAAGGTGAAGTTGTAAGATTTCCCGACTTAATTGTTGTAAGATTTCCCGACTTAATTGTTGATAAAGGTATGAAAATCCCTCATATGGGGTGGAATAATATTAGGAAAATTAAATCCGGAACATTTTTTGACTTTGTGCCTGATGGGACTTTTGTTTATTTTGTACATTCATTTTATGCGCCGGTGGTGGAATCCACCGTTTTGTCCTGTGAATATGGTGTTGAATTTTCTGCTGCAGTTGAAAAAGATAATGTCTTGGGTGTCCAATTTCATCCTGAGAAAAGTCAGGCTGCCGGACTTAATATATTAAGAAGATTTGGAGAGATGTGA
- the dnaB gene encoding replicative DNA helicase translates to MQSNRDPKVPPHDLEAERAVLASVLLDDKSLDKVVHLLNSSDFYHPAHRIIYTTLIKLSEENKPIDIITLTSKLNDINMLTKAGGIEYVSTLVDIIPNSANILHYANIVKDKSLLRNLISATTEISEKCFSHYGEVSDILDEAEKNIFRIAEYKLKSEVRNIGSIIKDTFEVLESLYNRKDKITGTPTGFVDLDKMTNGLQKSDLIIVAGRPGMGKTAFALNIALNAASKYNKSIAVFSLEMSSGQLVQRLLSSEARIESSKLRSGRFNMEEWTKLASVAGQLNDLNIFIDDTPAISSMEIRAKCRRIKRDVGLDLIIVDYLQLMSGSKSDSREQQISEISRSLKALAKELDVPVIALSQLNRSVESRTDKRPVPSDLRESGAIEQDADLIIFLYRDEFYNKETKYPGIAEVIVAKHRNGPTGTVPLAFIKEFTKFENAEINLMDV, encoded by the coding sequence ATGCAGAGTAATAGAGACCCGAAAGTACCGCCTCACGACTTAGAGGCTGAAAGAGCAGTTTTAGCTTCTGTTTTGCTTGATGATAAATCCCTTGATAAAGTGGTCCATCTTTTGAACAGTAGTGATTTTTATCATCCTGCTCACAGAATTATATACACTACACTGATAAAGCTAAGTGAAGAAAATAAACCTATCGATATTATAACTCTAACATCAAAGTTAAATGATATTAATATGCTTACAAAGGCAGGGGGGATAGAGTATGTTTCCACACTTGTGGATATTATCCCTAATTCAGCTAATATTTTGCACTACGCCAACATTGTAAAGGATAAATCCCTTCTAAGAAATCTTATTTCAGCGACTACTGAAATTTCTGAGAAGTGTTTTTCGCATTATGGAGAAGTTTCAGATATTTTGGATGAGGCGGAGAAGAATATCTTTAGAATTGCTGAATATAAGCTAAAAAGTGAAGTAAGAAATATTGGCAGTATCATAAAAGATACTTTTGAAGTTTTGGAATCATTGTATAATAGAAAAGATAAAATTACGGGTACTCCGACAGGTTTTGTGGACTTGGATAAAATGACAAACGGTTTGCAGAAATCCGACCTTATTATTGTGGCCGGAAGACCTGGTATGGGTAAGACTGCATTTGCCCTCAATATAGCACTTAATGCCGCCAGCAAATATAATAAATCGATAGCGGTATTTTCTCTTGAGATGTCGTCAGGGCAGCTTGTTCAGAGGCTTTTGTCTTCAGAGGCAAGAATTGAGTCATCAAAGCTAAGAAGCGGAAGGTTTAATATGGAGGAATGGACAAAACTTGCATCGGTTGCCGGCCAATTAAATGATCTCAATATTTTTATAGATGATACTCCTGCTATCTCTTCTATGGAGATTAGGGCGAAGTGCAGAAGAATAAAAAGGGATGTAGGGCTTGATTTGATTATAGTTGACTATCTTCAGCTTATGTCTGGCTCTAAATCTGATAGCAGAGAGCAGCAGATTTCTGAAATTTCAAGATCCCTTAAGGCGTTGGCAAAAGAGCTTGATGTCCCTGTTATAGCGCTTTCGCAGCTTAACCGTTCGGTCGAAAGCAGGACGGACAAAAGACCTGTCCCTTCAGATTTAAGGGAATCCGGCGCAATAGAGCAAGATGCCGACCTTATTATATTTTTGTACAGAGACGAGTTTTACAACAAAGAGACAAAATACCCCGGGATTGCTGAAGTGATTGTGGCAAAGCACAGAAACGGACCTACAGGTACTGTTCCGTTGGCATTTATTAAGGAGTTTACAAAATTTGAGAATGCAGAAATCAATCTCATGGATGTGTAA
- the hisA gene encoding 1-(5-phosphoribosyl)-5-[(5-phosphoribosylamino)methylideneamino]imidazole-4-carboxamide isomerase yields the protein MLVIPAIDIYDGKAVRLEKGDMEKRKEYFDNPLDAAKYFQDLGVGRIHIVDLNGAKEGKTTNFKIIEKIVASTDLIIEVGGGIRDKERVNGYFNLGVCYAILGTATVKNPPFVKEMLALYPEKIILGIDAKQGYVATEGWYEKSDMTVVDVLAMYDGYKPESVIYTDISRDGMLTGINIDATVDLSKKTNFNIIASGGLKGLEDIKILKKSGKIYGCIIGKAFYEGKIDLKEALEIANA from the coding sequence ATGTTGGTGATACCTGCGATAGATATTTATGATGGGAAAGCTGTAAGACTTGAAAAAGGGGATATGGAGAAAAGGAAAGAATATTTTGACAACCCGCTTGATGCAGCAAAATATTTTCAAGATTTAGGCGTCGGCAGGATTCATATAGTGGATTTAAACGGTGCAAAAGAGGGGAAAACAACAAACTTTAAGATAATAGAAAAGATAGTTGCCTCCACTGACCTCATAATTGAGGTTGGCGGTGGGATTAGGGATAAAGAAAGGGTTAACGGATATTTTAATTTGGGTGTTTGTTATGCTATTTTAGGTACGGCAACAGTCAAAAATCCCCCTTTTGTGAAAGAGATGCTTGCTTTATATCCTGAAAAGATAATCCTTGGTATTGATGCAAAGCAGGGGTATGTGGCTACGGAAGGTTGGTATGAAAAGAGTGACATGACAGTTGTTGATGTTTTGGCGATGTATGATGGTTATAAGCCTGAAAGTGTAATATATACAGATATTAGTAGAGACGGAATGCTCACGGGAATAAATATTGACGCAACTGTCGATTTAAGCAAAAAGACCAATTTTAATATAATTGCTTCTGGCGGGCTTAAAGGGTTAGAGGATATTAAAATACTTAAAAAATCGGGTAAAATATACGGGTGTATTATTGGAAAGGCTTTTTATGAAGGCAAGATAGATTTAAAAGAAGCACTGGAGATAGCAAATGCATAA
- a CDS encoding RecX family transcriptional regulator translates to MDKISKKFDLPRGQLDDILADFRAKGFVNDERLAKNIISYKLDLLYGPAKISEILYLKGLHNYQSYIFEYFDEKAEAITLALKAKLTKKYIILNGKKDLKVYEKLLRYLIGRGYEYNFSKKIVMEVIKDEGDFS, encoded by the coding sequence GTGGATAAAATTTCTAAGAAATTTGATTTGCCCCGAGGGCAGTTGGACGATATTCTTGCCGACTTTAGAGCAAAAGGGTTTGTAAATGATGAAAGGCTTGCAAAAAATATAATTTCTTATAAACTCGACCTTCTTTATGGACCTGCAAAAATTTCTGAAATATTGTATCTTAAGGGGTTGCACAATTATCAGAGTTATATTTTTGAATATTTTGATGAAAAGGCCGAAGCTATTACTCTTGCGCTTAAAGCGAAACTGACTAAGAAATATATTATTCTGAACGGAAAAAAAGATTTGAAAGTTTATGAAAAACTATTAAGATATCTGATTGGACGAGGATATGAATATAATTTTTCAAAAAAAATTGTTATGGAGGTAATTAAAGATGAAGGTGATTTTTCTTAA
- a CDS encoding CinA family nicotinamide mononucleotide deamidase-related protein: MVNCTIFAIGNELLEGSIVDTNSSYIARSLSALGVSVNRVSMLRDNIDEIIHAFKDAEKDSQIIITTGGLGPTFDDLTAEASAKAFGYKLVLNETALSHIIGMLSKRGVNIKESHKRQAMLPENCLLFDNKVGTALGFGVKTKKGFCISLPGIPYEMKYILDNSVLKFIKENFNLKEIFREDLKFKGLPESDVDEVIRESDIPEGVECIINVSKGEIIVRLRSFNREKLDYVKKQIIEKLKDNFFGFERDSLEGVLLNKLKEKGLKIATAESCTGGLVAKKITDIPGSSASFVGSVVAYSNDVKVNLLAVPSETIEMFGAASAECASAMLFGLNRLFGNDIGIAVTGVAGPDGGTKDKPVGLVYVGVDFKGKCEVKRFEFNGDRETIRERSAKAALSMVIDMIK, encoded by the coding sequence GTGGTAAATTGCACTATTTTTGCTATAGGTAATGAGCTTCTTGAAGGGAGCATTGTGGACACAAACTCCTCTTATATAGCCCGGTCTTTATCTGCACTTGGAGTGAGCGTCAACAGGGTTAGTATGTTGAGGGATAATATTGATGAAATAATTCATGCTTTTAAGGATGCTGAAAAGGACTCTCAAATAATAATAACTACAGGCGGATTGGGGCCGACTTTTGATGATTTGACTGCTGAAGCAAGTGCCAAGGCTTTTGGGTATAAGCTTGTTTTAAATGAAACCGCCTTAAGCCATATTATAGGCATGCTCTCCAAGAGAGGGGTGAATATTAAAGAAAGCCATAAAAGGCAGGCAATGCTACCTGAAAATTGTCTTCTTTTTGATAATAAGGTGGGGACAGCGCTTGGCTTTGGTGTAAAGACAAAGAAAGGATTTTGTATTTCATTGCCAGGTATTCCATATGAAATGAAATATATTCTTGATAACTCCGTTCTAAAATTCATAAAAGAAAACTTCAATTTGAAAGAGATATTCAGAGAAGATTTAAAGTTTAAAGGATTGCCTGAATCAGATGTAGATGAGGTGATAAGAGAATCGGATATCCCTGAAGGTGTTGAGTGTATAATAAATGTTTCTAAGGGTGAAATAATCGTAAGGCTGAGAAGTTTTAATCGAGAAAAACTTGATTATGTAAAAAAACAGATTATAGAAAAACTAAAAGATAATTTTTTTGGATTTGAAAGAGATAGTCTTGAGGGTGTTTTGCTTAACAAACTTAAGGAGAAGGGGCTGAAAATTGCGACTGCAGAAAGTTGCACCGGCGGGCTGGTTGCCAAAAAGATAACAGATATCCCAGGAAGTTCGGCTTCATTTGTCGGGTCTGTTGTGGCTTACAGCAATGATGTTAAGGTTAATTTGTTGGCTGTACCGTCAGAAACTATTGAGATGTTTGGTGCTGCAAGTGCTGAATGTGCTTCTGCGATGCTTTTCGGTTTGAATAGGCTATTTGGCAACGATATAGGGATTGCGGTGACGGGGGTAGCAGGGCCTGATGGAGGGACAAAAGATAAGCCGGTTGGGTTGGTCTATGTCGGTGTGGATTTTAAGGGGAAGTGTGAAGTAAAGCGCTTCGAATTTAACGGTGATAGAGAAACGATTAGGGAAAGAAGTGCAAAAGCGGCACTAAGTATGGTTATCGATATGATAAAATGA
- a CDS encoding phosphate-starvation-inducible PsiE family protein, translating into MAYIKDIRNTYNILDSDIENIKNVSEIMLNYSIEFSTDIREYLIEKFGVQEQFDDTQLEKMSQLLEDWYKILFKGNINNDLINYTTNMVKIFHGQIIDNATFLSIFSFVRNWIHEKIFQQIEKDVVRKNILLSVHKILDVQVSIINTAYTDIELRKYTKVFSLKNNLINFSERFMVFGHLILVSILISLTLGAIVFLGVDIMHHYKTNSQDIIIYALGSLLILWVLIELLHTEIQSIKGGKLKISIFLSVALIAFVREILIIKLQHKDTDAQMYTAIAAILVLGIVYFITALIEKNDTKRRNK; encoded by the coding sequence ATGGCTTATATAAAAGATATCAGAAATACTTACAATATTTTGGATTCCGATATAGAAAATATTAAAAATGTCAGTGAAATAATGTTGAATTATTCGATTGAATTTTCCACTGACATTCGTGAGTATTTGATTGAAAAATTTGGAGTTCAGGAACAGTTTGATGATACCCAGCTTGAAAAAATGTCACAACTTTTAGAAGACTGGTATAAAATACTCTTTAAGGGGAACATTAACAACGACCTCATCAACTATACAACAAATATGGTAAAAATCTTTCATGGGCAAATTATAGACAATGCAACGTTTTTATCCATATTCTCCTTTGTTAGGAATTGGATTCACGAAAAAATATTTCAGCAAATAGAAAAGGATGTCGTAAGAAAAAATATCCTCCTATCGGTGCACAAAATCCTTGATGTCCAGGTAAGCATAATAAATACAGCTTATACCGATATTGAGCTTCGAAAATACACAAAGGTTTTTAGCTTAAAAAATAACCTTATCAATTTTTCTGAACGTTTTATGGTTTTCGGGCATCTAATACTTGTTTCAATACTTATCTCTCTGACTTTGGGAGCCATTGTCTTTTTGGGTGTGGATATAATGCATCACTACAAAACAAATTCGCAGGACATAATCATATACGCATTAGGCTCTTTGCTAATACTTTGGGTGTTGATAGAGCTTTTGCACACCGAAATACAGTCAATAAAAGGGGGGAAACTTAAGATTAGTATATTCCTTAGTGTAGCCCTAATAGCATTTGTAAGAGAAATACTGATTATTAAACTTCAACATAAAGATACAGATGCTCAAATGTACACAGCCATTGCAGCAATTTTGGTGCTTGGTATAGTTTATTTTATAACGGCTTTAATAGAAAAAAATGACACAAAAAGGAGAAATAAATGA
- the thpR gene encoding RNA 2',3'-cyclic phosphodiesterase, giving the protein MRCFIAIKPPLDISKFYYNHILRYKGFFTGNIVKPEQMHITLFFFNNLSDSQKDFVCDTLKQFREYKSFQVALGRYDFFYREKIPTVCFVKASSPELFKLREDMAVKLNILPFDRKPFKAHLTLSRIKKVESRDNLDRFLSESELKYFNVNEILFIKSELTSVGPIYTNIYNLKLMR; this is encoded by the coding sequence ATGAGATGTTTCATTGCCATAAAGCCACCTTTAGATATTTCAAAGTTTTACTATAATCATATTTTAAGGTACAAAGGCTTCTTTACGGGCAACATTGTTAAGCCCGAGCAGATGCATATAACCCTCTTTTTCTTTAATAACCTTTCAGATTCACAAAAGGATTTTGTGTGTGATACTTTAAAGCAATTTCGTGAGTATAAGAGTTTTCAAGTTGCCCTTGGCAGATACGACTTTTTTTATAGAGAGAAGATTCCTACAGTCTGTTTTGTAAAAGCATCATCCCCTGAACTTTTTAAGCTGAGAGAGGATATGGCTGTAAAGCTAAACATCTTGCCTTTTGATAGAAAACCTTTTAAGGCGCATTTGACATTATCAAGGATAAAAAAAGTGGAAAGTCGGGATAATTTAGATAGATTTTTATCGGAATCGGAGTTAAAATATTTTAATGTTAATGAGATTTTATTTATAAAAAGTGAGCTTACAAGTGTAGGTCCCATTTATACGAATATATATAATTTAAAATTAATGAGGTGA
- a CDS encoding PilT/PilU family type 4a pilus ATPase, with product MVDVNNILALALKKRASDVHLKAGRHPIFRIDGKLLNMPEFPKLSAEDTIKIASSVMNNHIKVKFKETFEADFSYSIPNLGRFRVNAYIQRGTVVLVFRSIPRDIPNIDSLNLPEVIKKISLENRGLILVTGTTGSGKSTTLASMIDHINNSKDVNIITIEDPIEFLHRDNKSIISQREIGSDTLNFAEALKRCLRQDPDVILVGEMRDLETIETAMLAAETGHLVMSTLHTLNAPETINRIISVFPPYHQRQVRIQLASILKAVISMRLVSRKDGRGRVPAVEVMINTATVRECIIDKEKTSMIYDYVESGKSVYGSQSFDQSLFDLYKKDLITYEEALKWANRPDDFTLKVKGISSTSNMSWNDDSTEGM from the coding sequence ATGGTCGATGTGAATAATATTTTGGCACTGGCACTTAAAAAGAGAGCTTCGGACGTTCATTTAAAGGCGGGCAGACACCCTATATTTAGAATTGATGGCAAGCTCCTCAATATGCCTGAATTTCCAAAGCTTTCCGCCGAAGATACCATCAAAATTGCCTCATCGGTGATGAATAATCATATAAAGGTAAAATTCAAAGAAACGTTTGAGGCAGACTTTTCTTATAGTATCCCCAATTTAGGACGATTTAGGGTTAACGCATATATTCAAAGAGGCACAGTGGTATTGGTATTCAGATCTATTCCAAGAGATATTCCTAATATTGATAGTTTAAATTTGCCTGAGGTAATCAAAAAGATTTCTCTTGAAAATAGAGGGTTGATATTAGTTACGGGGACAACAGGTAGTGGTAAGTCAACTACCCTTGCCTCTATGATTGATCATATTAATAACAGTAAAGACGTAAACATAATTACTATTGAAGACCCTATAGAATTTCTGCACCGAGATAATAAGTCTATAATCTCTCAAAGGGAGATAGGGTCTGATACCTTAAATTTTGCCGAGGCACTTAAAAGGTGTTTGAGGCAGGACCCCGATGTTATTTTGGTCGGAGAGATGAGAGACCTTGAGACCATTGAGACGGCAATGCTTGCGGCCGAGACAGGTCACCTTGTTATGTCTACTTTGCATACTCTTAATGCACCGGAGACTATAAATAGGATAATTTCAGTATTTCCCCCTTATCACCAGCGACAAGTAAGGATACAGCTTGCATCAATATTAAAAGCAGTCATATCTATGAGGCTTGTAAGCAGAAAAGATGGGCGGGGAAGGGTGCCCGCTGTTGAAGTAATGATTAATACGGCTACCGTAAGGGAGTGTATTATTGATAAAGAGAAGACATCAATGATTTACGATTATGTTGAATCGGGCAAAAGTGTTTACGGCAGCCAGAGTTTCGACCAGTCCCTTTTTGATCTGTATAAGAAAGATTTGATTACTTATGAAGAGGCTCTCAAATGGGCAAACAGACCTGACGACTTTACATTAAAGGTAAAAGGGATAAGCAGCACTTCAAATATGTCATGGAATGACGACTCAACAGAAGGTATGTAG
- the hisB gene encoding imidazoleglycerol-phosphate dehydratase HisB: MRQASVQRVTSETEISVEVNLDGNGNYEIETGIGFFNHMLELFSKHSGIDIKLKVKGDIHIDFHHTVEDVGIVLGQSLLKALGDKKGINRYGFFMLPMDETLIECAVDLSGRAFLNYDIKFFTDKVGEFDIELVEEFLKAFSDNLKANVHVIKRYGKNSHHIAEGTFKCLAKSIKMAIRIVDDSIPSTKGVI; this comes from the coding sequence TTGAGACAAGCCAGTGTACAAAGAGTTACTTCTGAAACGGAAATATCAGTTGAGGTTAATCTGGATGGTAACGGGAACTATGAAATTGAAACAGGCATCGGGTTTTTTAATCATATGCTTGAGCTTTTTTCAAAACATTCCGGCATCGATATAAAGCTGAAAGTAAAAGGGGATATCCACATAGATTTTCACCACACGGTTGAGGATGTGGGGATAGTGTTGGGGCAATCTCTCTTAAAGGCTCTTGGGGATAAAAAAGGGATTAATAGGTATGGATTTTTTATGCTGCCGATGGATGAGACACTTATAGAGTGTGCCGTTGACTTATCAGGAAGAGCCTTTTTGAACTATGATATCAAGTTTTTTACAGATAAAGTAGGTGAATTTGATATTGAGCTTGTGGAAGAATTTCTAAAGGCATTTTCGGATAATTTGAAAGCTAATGTACATGTAATCAAAAGATACGGTAAAAATTCTCATCATATAGCGGAGGGGACTTTTAAATGTCTTGCAAAAAGTATAAAAATGGCAATTAGAATAGTGGATGATAGTATCCCGAGCACAAAAGGGGTGATTTAG